ATATTATTTAGGAATTATATTTCCTTTGTGATTGATGCCTGTTGATACTCCTAGTTGTTATCACCAGCAGTTTTAAGAGAGtgacccggatttgacctatatCTGCGTGACGGGGATCATTGGTGAATCAGAAAACTCTTTTCCGTCCCTTTCCCAAtggtctccatgcaaatctttATCTTATTCGTATTTTCCCTCGTTTATTGATTTAGAAATAGAACTACTGTTCTGTTTTGATGTGTTCTCTACTGTTTTTGTACCGTCACAGATAGGACACCTGCTGATACAGGAAGACAACGGACGTCGTCTACCCAACAGGATGAATCTATCCGAAGTGTGTCAGTCTTACTCCGAGAGCGCACACCCGTACGACTGGCGAGCTGATGTGAAGGTAACTGTAAATTGATTCGTTGAACGAGGAATTGTACATTTCAGTTCAACCAATCACAATTGATGTAACAGTGGTGAAACTACAATGAATAATTATTTGCTATACTGACCTTTCCAGACAACATGAAAGAAAGTTGTTTGAGCAGCTGTAACGTAAGTGAATCAACGTAATACAAGTCTTTCAATTGTCCCAAATAAGTCTATTCGCTTGTTATTGTTTTACTAATGTACTATCAATACGTCGCAATCACCTTACTGCTGTAAGGTGATTCATTACTtcaatcatttgtttttttttctctttacaTTTTCCAAATTTAACGGTGTCACAGAATACCGCGCACTTATTTGAAAAGTAACGCATATTTTACCGGATAGGACttatctttaatatatatagaacacACTAACTCGATCTTATATGAATCATTACCACTGACCAGCTGATAGGTGGTCATCattaatactgtaaacatatagGCACTTGAATCTGGTCATTAACACCAGAGCTAAAATTATCCTCGATATGTGCTTTATACAGAAAGGTATTCAGCTTCCGTATTTTGTAATAACATTTATCACTTAAACATTCTCAACTGACCTTAAGGTAACATCCCAAACATAATTAAGCCACATGTGTTTTACTCCGTAtattttttgattttccaaatttAACGGTGTCACAGAATACCGCGCACTTATTTGAAAAGTAACGCATATTTTACCGGATAGGACttatctttaatatatatagaacacACTAACTCGATCTTATATGAATCATTACCACTGACCAGCTGATAGGTGGTCATCattaatactgtaaacatatagGCACTTGAATCTGGTCATTAACACCAGAGCTAAAATTATCCTCGATATGTGCTTTATACAGAAAGGTATTCAGCTTCCGTATTTTGTAGTAACATTTATCACTTAAACATTCTCAACTGACCTTAAGGTAACATCCCAAACATAATTAAGCCACATGTGTTTTACTCCGTATATTTTTTGAAGCAGAGATCGTCTCTTCTATGAGACGGAATtgcttttgttttcaaaaaagTTTTTGTGCGGAGCTGTCTGATTGGCTCGGTAAAATAGGTAAGCCAATCAGATAGCTCCTTGCAAAAACGGATTTGATTTCAAAGACACTTCCGTCTAACAGAACAAACGATCCCTGTTTCAGAAATATATGGAGATAAATTTATGTCAGTAAAACACGTGGCTTATGTTTGGGACGTTACCAAAAGGTTAGTTGAGATTGTTTAAGTGTTTTATGTAACTGCAAATACGATAATATGTGAAAAATGTCGagttttctaaaaaaaaaaaaacgagggTGTTCGAACGATTTTTCGATGATCTCGAACGGAAGCTGAATACCTTTCTGTATACAGCGCATATCAAGGATAATTTTAACTCTGTTGTTAATGACCAGAAACAAGTGCCTATGTTATATCATAGTTAAATAATCCTTCGAACTTATCTGTGGATTACAGGAAATGTGGATGTCGCGTATTGGTGACTACTGGTCACAGCGCCCCCTCACGGACGAAATGGTAGAATATGCAGCAGGGGACGTAATGGCAATCATACCGGACGTCTTTAGAAACCAGATGGAGTAAGTTACAGTAATTTGTTTTAGCATGAAGTCACTTTCACACGAACTATACATTCATCAACACGGACATTTACTCGCAAAAGACAATACATACAAAAATTTAAGAAACTGATTATTAAATCGAAAAGaacaattatatatcaattgCAAGGATATCACTTTAAGCCATTCCATCCGCTATTTTCCGAATCTTGTTTTAAGCCAGCATCATTGCCAAGGCAAATGTACTCAATATATGAATCACGAAAAATGCTGAAAATCCAAAACgtgaataaatatatagataaaataaataaataaataaataatacttTTGCATATTGTGCCAGAAGTTTACTTACGAAGATATCTTTTGCATATTCTCTATTTATTTGAGGGACATCAAAGTTTTTCCACCaacttatttcttattttaaacaCATGACATAACtccgatttgacctagatttgcatggtaGATGGGGTCCATAAAACAAAAGACACGTCCACATCAGGAACACACTGTCTTACTCTCCTTTTGATTTTGGTTACAATGGTTTGATGCAAATCTAgattttttttgacatttttgtccttgttttattCGTTTAACGAAGATTGATCATATGTATTATTTCATCACTATAACGAACATTGATTAATCTCCGGTTTATACCTTGAATGGAATAGCTGTTATAGGAATGTACATTCATGTTTGGCGTTTCGCACTAAATATTACTTTGTACTTCTCTCGCAGATATATTGAAAACAGAAACTTGATGAAAAAGTTCAAGCTGCTCGTTGAGGAAGAGATCCTTAGCGAAATCAACCAAGTCGTAAAACAGCTCCGCGGAGAGAGAATCGAGAAACAGACGCGCCAGGTCCTCAAAGAGGTCACCGAGAAATACGAGGAGGATTGCGATATCTTCAAGAACTGCACAGAGGATGAGTTTCATGCATTGATGCTCATCCCATACAGCGACGCGGAGTCCGTTTCGTCCAAAATAGTCAAATTCAAGACACGGTTAGTCGAAAAGGAGTTGGAAGAGATTCAGAATGATTTACGACTCAAACAAGATTTGATACGCTCTAGACCTCTTTTGGATTTGGACCTGCAAGCGTACGAGGTCCATCCTGATGCAGAAATACGTGTTAAGGCCAAAGACATTCGGAAGGCCTTGCACGAATCAATTCTATCTACGATAGGAAGGCGGTACTCCGGATTGGCGTCCCCACAAATCATGTCGGAAACAGAACGGCAAGCTCTACGTTCGCTCTATCCGAAATCAGAATTTGATACCTCGATAGACGGTATCGTACTTGCCCTGCACTGGCTCATTATTGACTTCGATATTGAGCAGGCATTGTTTAATATCAAGTATGGGCCCCCCGAATACAGGATAACGGAGGAATTCGTTTTCAGAGTCGAAGGATACGTGTTAATAGACTCTAAAGTATCAGATGGACTCAAGCAGAAGGCTAAAATGTTACTTAAAGTGTTGGAGAAAAATAGTGAGAAAGTAGCCAGGGATATACCCGACAGGAAAGTTACGTTTAATGAGGATACTGGGTTTTAATTTAGTGATTTATCAAATCATACCTGTTATCAAAATGTTATCGGTTATTGACAATGACGATTATTCCGTTTTTAGTGTTATTATACAATTATCTATTGATCAAATCTCAAATAACATACGAAAACTGAAAGAAAAAATCGACAAAATCCGCGAAGGAAATGTTGTCAAGAAGGACTTTTATTCTGACATATTTACGCAAACAATTGTTAACTTTTGACTCCAGTTGGAAGAATTAATTGCCTTATGGTGTTAAAGTACCAGTCTAGTCGTTTTTCAAATAAAACGTATCATGATTACTGTTTAATCTTGTACAGAACAGCTCCCAGGAAACTTCTGATATTTCTAAAAGGCTAACAAATATTATATCACGATTATCTACCTTCACCATCGAGAAGATTGTTTTGACTTGCATGTTGCTGTCACTGAAAAAAGGGTGATTTTCAGAAATATCTAGGGAATCGTGGAGGTTTCGGGATACTTTGATGTGTGAATGAATGAGTACAATTTGCTTTACTTCAGATTTGTTTCTTTTGATTCAttcttatttaattatatgttttacttttaaatattGTGATAAACACttttaattattgattatataatGGTCAAGCGATGCCGTCCAGTTGCACATAAACAGATCTTTTCTGGAAAGCATAAGTTTAAGTGCTTGTCAGAAAACCCCCAAAAgattaccaattatatattgtttagtaAATGTGACAGAACTGTTTTagtattgtctttttttttaattgcccTGCTCAGTATATCATCatgtttcttttatatattaGCCACATTCTCATAATTATACAGAAATGGTGCATATTAAAATcttgttaaattatttttttgttttgtttttgttcaatatCTTCAATTGGATTACAAGATAAGTAATAGTAATATATTACTAAAAGGAACCAGGAGATAGAAACAGTAGAACAATTCATGAAATAAACTGCGTCATACAGATTTTCAacctttctaggactcgtcagtgatgctatgaGTCTAAAATGGTTGGATAATGAATTTGTTTAATATGGgggaaaacaaacaaacgtgGTGTCCTCCAAAATGGTCACAAGATATTAGAGCCTTACATAACGGACCAAGaggtagatacagtagagccataGATTTAAACCGCATCAAACAAATGTTCGTCATTCTTGGACGCGAAGGTGATGCTTAGGACCTAAGTGATGtaagtatttgttttaaaatgatgaaaaaattaCCGGAAAGTCCTCCAAAACGGCACTCAAATCACTACCAGCGCTACACAAgttcatacaactgtttcgtttCAGATTTACTGCAACGTACTATAAAAAGTATTTATCTATAATGCAAATATATCCATTATTAAAGTCGGTCGTCGGAAGACCATTggaaaaaatgataataaaaccaAGTCTTCTGGGACGGCAACCGTCATACAGATCTACCGAAGTCACGTCCTCAAAATAAGAACAAGGGTACATGTAGTAACAACGGGATAGCCACGCAAATAAAATTAACAGAACACAGCATTTAAATACTTGTTTTCTGTATTCTatgtttagtttagttttataAGAAATATGACATTTTCAGCACTCTTTGTTTACACTTAATTAAGCGgcatgtatttgtttattaacgagaaatataaacatgtacatggatatctaaacataaaaaaagtaatgttattttctGAAATTCTGGTACAAGTAACAtggaaacatattttgtaacatacagGAACATATCCGTATCATTGTGGCGACAACAGACACCTCGATATATTGACGTCACTAGTCACAGCATATCAAATATCATCGTTTCCTAACATGTACTATGCGTGGTTTTAGGTGATTCAGGCTGTGAAGTTTCCTGGCATCACATTCTCAACAGGATCTCTTCCGGATATGAAgacaaaaattcaaatatgaAGCTGTCGGCTAATGATATAGGAGTCGTACTGAGTCCGTGTCTCTAACAGTTCATCATTCTCTaagaatttaaagtcatttctatATCAGTGTTCGCAATATCATATATTCAGGAATAAGACCGATACGGTAAGTtcgcgaaataaagtatttcagTAGTGTAGAAAAGTTTTTGTTGTTGCGATCAGAAAATGTGGCATTATCTGCCTTGAAGAGTCTTCATAGCAATCTTTCGTAATTTTATCTGAGTTCTATTGTTTTGAAATACACTATTCACTGTTTCATCTGCATGTCGGATGGTATTCTCTTACAGCTGATTAATGGTtttgatttagtattgtttaacgtcccatcaaCACGTCATTTAAGGGCGACATGCTCTCTGTACGAGATGCATGCGTATGGTGAATTCCTGTCTTTGAGGCTGCGGTGTGTTCTAACCCGAAGGCTTCGGATGTTTTATCGgcattttaaaaatctttccTTTTGTAAGCGAGGATCTGATTCCCAAAAATGATGAGCgataagcaggagtagcaacgACCATTTTATGGACTCTGATctgtctcggcaaggggacagaacccaaaacgTTCCTCAAAGGGACGAGCGCTCATGAAAGGGCTTGACtttttactcaaatacactcaaatatactcaaatacactcaaatatactcaaatacactcaaatacacaaaataaatactcaaatacaaataaaattcacttcTATGACATCAATTTGTATGTAATGTGAtcattaatttgtaaatattacgaCATAAGGCCTgataaaaaccaaaaccaaacaaacaactttgcaagggaggtaactcctttTCCTATACAACCTATCATACCTATTGAAAACGTCAGTCTggttttctttaatattttttaaggCCTGACTCTTTcctacaaatatatttgattattactattttttttaaggATGTTAGTCTGCCTGTCTCTTTCtactaaatatatcaaattacatgtaatattgttaCTCAATCAAAATACTCTAGATTTCAATACATAAACTATAAAATGCCATGTATGCAAAGAATATTTACTCAtgcacaaatattttttttagtttaggAAATAGATTTTTTTGTCAGGTTATAGTCACTTTCAGCATTATACGGAATTACCGTGGATTAAAGGAAAAGTTTCCGTTCGTCCTTGTCCAAGTATCACTTATactcaaaatataacaatacatgtactaatgacTGTGTTTGATGCACTATTGTTCATGTGTTTTATCGTATAGATTTTAATTCCCCTTATctctctatatctatatctgtgtaaatttatGTGTGCTTATCATATCTATTCTGATGCCGATGGCAAAAGAGAATCAAATTTCCAGGAGGCATAGGAAGCGAACGGAGAGAGCTAACCATGGCACAGGATATGTGATGAACTTTAGAAACAGCAGATCAGagtgttttgaaaagtgaatagtatgaacttctgctatcggcatcggaatagtttattggaatagtttacttgaattgtttattcatttgataatctatagtcataatgatttttttttaaattatttatgtcatcttgtaaaaataaatgtattaatatgtatgtaaaattatatagggaaagggcttaatataagtttgataacttgtgcccaattcccatgtatatatcaagaaacaataaaatatgtttaaatcaaaatgtgttttatcattttctcTGGCATTAATGACAAGGATTTTATTAGaatgaacaaaaacatttatGCAGTCTCATCTATTTTTATGGCATATTGTAGCACAATTATCCTCAgtaaaatatttagattttaattttcttcaaatCTAATTGGCAAATTTCCTTCTATTTCAAATTAGTGATAGGTTTTTGTCCAACTTTGGTCTGAGCTGTCTTTGAGTCATGTAAAGCCGCCAATTTAAGGAAATTAATTATGGCTTCATATAATGTGTTCTGTGACCTATGGAGCCCTTAGTGTTGAGCCCAATAGGAAAAATTccttaatattttcttttaatgtaGGAATGACATGGTTTTTCTTAATCAGGTCCATAcaggtgccctatagtaatcactgtctgtctgtttgtttgtttgtctgtccatccacAATAGTTCCTTAACTTTCATACTTATTGATCATGACCAACTCCTGACCAAGACAAAGCTACATTTAGGTCACTCTGGGTGAGAGGTCAGGGTCATTTGGATCAAAAGGTGAAGGACAATGTAGATCTTTGACAATAATTCTGTCTGTTTGTGGGAAGGTAAAAGCTAACGTGTGTTttatagtatactgtacattttgtatttatatttccattAGCACAGATAACTGTGATTATAACTgctaaaatgaatattttatagtCCTTCCTGTGAAATCTAAAGCAGGTCAGCATTTTCTCAAGCCTAAGTTGAGTATAGGACACACATTcttcaaatgtatattttcatataaaatatgaaattccaaaaatagaatgaaacctctaaacatttttataatttttgtagAGACCAGTAGTCTTTCCCATTTTTTCCAGTCCTTATTAAAGAAGTTCAGATGATTTCCCCTTTTACTGGTTGCAATATCTTAGAGTGTGGTACGTTTCTTTGATGTAATTTTTCAAAGCTGATAAACACAGACTCTTTTCCTGGCATCTTGTGTTATATAagtattttcattaaaatcaaacaatactTCCCATTTCCTTTTTCCAGTAGATGCTATATTATTTTTACACAGACAGTTATAAAATTATCTTGCTCCTCTtttctgtttgaaaaaaaatctaagttGGCAGGTATGTAAGATAGTTTTATGAATTCAGTGGAGATAtctttggaa
This genomic stretch from Pecten maximus chromosome 13, xPecMax1.1, whole genome shotgun sequence harbors:
- the LOC117341021 gene encoding uncharacterized protein LOC117341021; amino-acid sequence: MAETTFAGLPVFPAARIDQFRAMEPAIFHEKELVLDTARCRQLVHQLKRELMLGISGEGIHMGGDGPLTLFQIGTFHGKVYIFDTLVNLELFDKGGLRFLLESEDILKVTHSSCHLSAALFYQFAVRLRNVFDTQIGHLLIQEDNGRRLPNRMNLSEVCQSYSESAHPYDWRADVKEMWMSRIGDYWSQRPLTDEMVEYAAGDVMAIIPDVFRNQMEYIENRNLMKKFKLLVEEEILSEINQVVKQLRGERIEKQTRQVLKEVTEKYEEDCDIFKNCTEDEFHALMLIPYSDAESVSSKIVKFKTRLVEKELEEIQNDLRLKQDLIRSRPLLDLDLQAYEVHPDAEIRVKAKDIRKALHESILSTIGRRYSGLASPQIMSETERQALRSLYPKSEFDTSIDGIVLALHWLIIDFDIEQALFNIKYGPPEYRITEEFVFRVEGYVLIDSKVSDGLKQKAKMLLKVLEKNSEKVARDIPDRKVTFNEDTGF